The genomic window GCCACACCGCCATCATGCTGCGCGCGCTGGGCATCCCCGCCGTCATCGGCTGCCATGGGCTGACGGCCGCGGCCAAGCGGGGCGACCAGGCCGTGGTGGACGGGGCGGGGGGCTTCATCGCGCTGCACCCCTCCGCCGCGACGCTCGCCACCGCCAAGGAGGGCCTGGCCGCCCAGGCCAAGGAACGCACGCGGCTCGGCAAGCTCCGCCGCCTGCCGGCCGAGACGCTCGACGGGCAGATCGTGGAGCTGCAGGCCAATCTCGAAATCCCGGCCGAGCTTCCCCTGCTGGACCACGCCGGCGCCCAGGGCATCGGCCTGCTGCGGACCGAGTTCCTTTTCATGAACCGCAAGGATCTGCCGGACGAGGACGCCCAGGTCTCGGTCTACCGCATGATCGTGGAGGCGATGGGCCATGACCCCGTCACCATCCGCGTCCTCGACTGGGGCGGCGAGAAGGAGATCGAGGCCCTGGCCGAAACCGTGCCCATGGCGGTCGGCCCCAACCCCGCGCTGGGGCTGCGCGGCATCCGCATGCTGCTGAAGCATCCGGAGCTGCTGGAGGAGCAGTTCGCCGCCATCCTGCGCGTGTCCAACCTCGGCAATGTGCGCGTGCTGCTGCCCATGGTGACCATCCCGGCCGAGGTGGCGGAGGCGCGCGAGATCTACGAGCGCGTCGCCCGCCGCCTGCGCCGCCGCGGGGAATCCCTGCCCGACAAGCTGCCCCCGCTGGGTGCGATGATCGAGACGCCGGGCGCCGCGCTCGCCGCCGACGCCATCGCGCTGGAGGCGGATTTCTTCGCCATCGGCACCAATGACCTCGCCATGTACACGCTGGCCGTGGACCGCGCCGAGATTGACGTGGCGCATCTCTACGACCCGCTGCACCCGGCCGTGCTGCGCCTGATGCAGTTCGCCATCGAGGCCGCGCTGCGCCTGCGCATGCCGGTCTCGGTCTGTGGCGAGATGGCGGGCAATCCGCGCCTGGTGCCGCTGCTGCTGGGGCTTGGCCTGCGCTCGCTCTCCATGAACGCCAGCGCCATTCCCCGGGTGAAGCAGGCGGTGCGCGCGCTGAACATTGACGACTGCGCCCGCTTCGCCCGCCGCGTGATGGAGCAGAGCGACCCCGCCCAGATCACCGAACTGGTCGAGAAGTTCGGGACGGCCTGACGGTCCATGGCCGGCCACCCCCTGAAGCGACGTGGCCTGCCGGTGCTGCTGCCGCTGCTGGGGGCCGGCGCCGCCCAGGCCGCGCATGCCACGGGGCCGGAGGCGGATTGGGACTGGCTGCGCGGCCGTTTCCTTGCCGCCGAGGGGCGCATGGTCCCGGCCAGCCGCCCCGAGGCCACGGAATCCGGCTTCCAGGCCGTGGGCCTGCTGGCCGCGCTGCACGCGAACGACCTGCCGCGCTTCGAGCGCATCCTCTCCTGGTCCCTCGCCACGCTGCGCCGGCCGGATGACCACCTCTGGGCCTGGCGGCGCGAGGAGGGGTCCACCGATTCCAACAACTCCACCCATGCCGACCTGATGGCCGCCTGGGCGCTGGTCCAGGCGGGCGAGCGCTGGCGCCGGGCCGATCTGCGCCGGCAGGGCCAGGCCATGGCGCAGGACATCCTGGCGCGCTGCCTGCTGCCTGGCGATGCACCCCTGCTGCTGCCCGCCGCCGGCGGCTTCTTCAACGCGCGGCGCGGGGTGCTGAGCCCGGGCAGCCTGGTTCTGCCCGCCTTTCCCGCCCTGGCCCAGGCCGCGCCCGACCGGCGCTGGGAGTATGTGCGGGCGGAGGCGCTCGCCCTCATCCGCCGGGCGCGCTTCGGCCCCTGGCTGCTTCTGCCGGACTGGCTGGAGCTGGACCGCTCCAATGCGCGCCTCGCCCTGGCCACGGGTTGGCCGCCCCGCTTTTCGGCCATCGCGGCCGGGGCGGTGCTGCATCTGTGCTGGGTCGGGCTGGGACGCGACCCGCCGGTCGCGGCGGCGCTGGCCTTCTGGGAAGGGCAGGGCGACATTCCCGCCTGGGCCGACCTGCGCGAGGGCCGCGTGGCGCCCACCCCCGGCCATGCCGGGCTGCGCGCCGTGGCGCGGCTGGCCGAGGCCGCCTCGCTTGGCCGGGGCACGATGGACAGCCTGCCCGTGCTCTCCGACGCCGAGGACGAGGAGGCGGCGGGGCTCGTGCTGCTCTCCCGCATGGCGTGGCGCGACATAGGCCTCAGCCGGCGCGGCGAGTAGGGTCTCCGTTCTCGGTCGAGGACAGGCCCAGCGACAGGTCGTGCCAGGCGATGCGCGAGAGCAGGGTAAGGGCGGCGGCGTAATAGTCCGGCGCGTCCTCGACCCGCGGCATGTCCTCCGGCCGGCCATGACCACGCTGCGCCGCCTCGGCCAGCCGCGCCACCGCGCGCACGCCGCTGGGCGCGGCGAAGGGCGCCTGCAGGCCGGTCTGCAGATCCACCCAGGCCGGCATCACGCCATGGGGCTGCTCCAGCCAGAAGCGCCGCGCCGCCGCCACCGCCGCCTTCTGGTGCAGCCCGGACCAGCAGAGGTTCAGCGGGATGCGCACGGCGTCGAAGGAGAAGCGGCCGGGCCAGCCCCGCGCCGGGATTCCCTGGCCCTCGCCGCTGGCCGGCAGTTCCAGCCAGTCGGGCGGCAGCCCCCATTGGCCGAAGCGCGCCTCGCGGATGATGGGCAGGAAATCCGTCTCGACGCGCCGCCAGGCGGGGTCGGGCGCCAGGAAGGAGAGGGCCCGCAGGGCGGGCAGGGTGTAGTAGGACAGGTTCAGGACCACCCGTTGCTCGTTGCGGAACCCGTAGGCGCCGGGCAGCAGCACCGCGCGCCGGCCCACCTGCGTGACGCAGCGGCGCAGGATGTCGCGCGCCATCTGCGTGGCGCGCGCGCGGTAGCGCGGAACCCGCCACTTGTCGCCCGCGATGGCCAGTGCCCAGGCGACGAAGATGTCGCCATCGGTGGCGTTGTTCATGTCGTTCACCGGCACATCCGTGCCGGGGCGCCAGCGCCAGGCCAGCAGGCTGTCATCCGGCCGGCGCAACGCCTCGACCGTCCAGTTCAGGATCTGGTCGAAGCTGCGCTGGTCATGGGCGCGGACGGCGGCGAGCAGGGCATAGCCCTGGCCCTCGCTGTGCGAGACATGGCCGTTTCCCGTGTCGAGGATACGCCCCGAAGGATGCAGGAAGCGCCGGGCGAAGGCGAACCAATCCGCCTCCAGGTCCATCCCGCCATGCGAGGCTTGGGCGGGTGCCGCGACGGCCGCGAGCATTCCGCCGAGGGCCGCGCGGCGCGAAAACGCCTCGATGCCCGGTGCCGGTCCAGCCATTTTGGCATGCAGATGGACGGCCACTTTTTGTTGCTCCGCCAGAAGGTTCCCCGAGCATAATCACAACCCTTGCGGGATTCCATGGGGGAAAACACGCGCTTAACGCGCGGTGGAGAAAAAAGTTACTGTGGCGGA from Roseococcus microcysteis includes these protein-coding regions:
- a CDS encoding glycosyl hydrolase family 8, producing the protein MDLEADWFAFARRFLHPSGRILDTGNGHVSHSEGQGYALLAAVRAHDQRSFDQILNWTVEALRRPDDSLLAWRWRPGTDVPVNDMNNATDGDIFVAWALAIAGDKWRVPRYRARATQMARDILRRCVTQVGRRAVLLPGAYGFRNEQRVVLNLSYYTLPALRALSFLAPDPAWRRVETDFLPIIREARFGQWGLPPDWLELPASGEGQGIPARGWPGRFSFDAVRIPLNLCWSGLHQKAAVAAARRFWLEQPHGVMPAWVDLQTGLQAPFAAPSGVRAVARLAEAAQRGHGRPEDMPRVEDAPDYYAAALTLLSRIAWHDLSLGLSSTENGDPTRRAG
- the ptsP gene encoding phosphoenolpyruvate--protein phosphotransferase → MATSRDAGPPVKPEGPAKPEAPRQEERRRSPRAAAPATAAEQRLTGIPVSSGIAIGAVYDTSEEVAETPRRAITEAEADAERTRLSEAAAQSRKQVAKLKGRLAVLPEEAQEELEPLLDAYILMLGNSRLLRGARKRIGDELLAAETAVHDEADSIAAAILAAKDDDKAGLNRRAGEVREIARRLIRNLTATPFRSLKGVPVGAILVAEELTPADAALLEPGRIAAVCTEEGGADGHTAIMLRALGIPAVIGCHGLTAAAKRGDQAVVDGAGGFIALHPSAATLATAKEGLAAQAKERTRLGKLRRLPAETLDGQIVELQANLEIPAELPLLDHAGAQGIGLLRTEFLFMNRKDLPDEDAQVSVYRMIVEAMGHDPVTIRVLDWGGEKEIEALAETVPMAVGPNPALGLRGIRMLLKHPELLEEQFAAILRVSNLGNVRVLLPMVTIPAEVAEAREIYERVARRLRRRGESLPDKLPPLGAMIETPGAALAADAIALEADFFAIGTNDLAMYTLAVDRAEIDVAHLYDPLHPAVLRLMQFAIEAALRLRMPVSVCGEMAGNPRLVPLLLGLGLRSLSMNASAIPRVKQAVRALNIDDCARFARRVMEQSDPAQITELVEKFGTA
- a CDS encoding glycosyl hydrolase family 8; amino-acid sequence: MAGHPLKRRGLPVLLPLLGAGAAQAAHATGPEADWDWLRGRFLAAEGRMVPASRPEATESGFQAVGLLAALHANDLPRFERILSWSLATLRRPDDHLWAWRREEGSTDSNNSTHADLMAAWALVQAGERWRRADLRRQGQAMAQDILARCLLPGDAPLLLPAAGGFFNARRGVLSPGSLVLPAFPALAQAAPDRRWEYVRAEALALIRRARFGPWLLLPDWLELDRSNARLALATGWPPRFSAIAAGAVLHLCWVGLGRDPPVAAALAFWEGQGDIPAWADLREGRVAPTPGHAGLRAVARLAEAASLGRGTMDSLPVLSDAEDEEAAGLVLLSRMAWRDIGLSRRGE